The following nucleotide sequence is from Ferviditalea candida.
GCAGGATTTTATCAGGTCAATCCCTCATATGAGTTTGGTGCAAGGGGAGAAAGATGTCGCGTTTTTGAAAAAACGTTTTGAATTGCTGTCGAACAATCCCCTGTTTCAAGGAATGGAATACTCCGATGACCCTGAAAAACTGAAGGAATGGATTCCGCTTGTCATGGAAGGCCGCACATCGAATGAACCGATAGCGGCAACCAAAATCGACTCCGGGACGGATGTTAACTTTGGCGCTTTAACTTGCATGCTGTTTGACCACTTAAAGCGAAAAAACGTCGAGATTAACTACATGCACAGCGTCAAAGATATAAAACGTACAAGCGACGGCTTATGGAAAGTGAAGGTTCATAATATCGATACCAGTAAAATCGAGTACCATACGGCGAAGTTCGTCTTTATCGGCGGTGGAGGCGGAAGTCTGCCTTTACTGCAAAAAACCGGTATTCCTGAATCCAAACATATTGGAGGCTTCCCGGTAAGCGGACTATTTATGGTATGCAACAATCCGGAGGTCGTAGCGCGGCATCATGCAAAAGTATACGGTAAAGCCAAGGTCGGCGCTCCTCCAATGTCTGTTCCGCATCTAGATACAAGATATATCGATAACAAAAAATCATTGCTATTTGGACCGTTTGCCGGCTTCTCGCCCAAGTTCTTAAAAACAGGATCAAATTTTGATTTGATCGGTTCCGTAAAACCGGATAATGTCTTAACGATGTTGGCGGCAGGGGTAAAAGAGATGGCATTGACCAAATACCTGATCCAGCAGGTTATGCTATCGAACGAAAAGCGCATGGAGGAATTGCGAGAGTTTATTCCGAACGCCAAAATCGAGGATTGGGATATCGTGGTGGCGGGACAACGTGTGCAGGTTATCAAAGATACGGAAGACGGTAAAGGCACTCTTCAATTTGGTACGGAAGTAGTGAGTGCTGCCGATGGCTCGATAGCTGCACTGCTCGGTGCCTCTCCAGGTGCTTCCACTGCCGTCCACGTCATGCTCGAGCTCATAAACAAATGCTTCCCGCAGCATATGCAAGAGTGGGAGCCGAAAATCAAGGAAATGGTTCCTTCTTATGGCGTGTCACTGGAGAAAAACCCGGAGCTTTTTCAAGAAATTCATGCCGCAACCGCGCAGTCGCTTGGTCTCGGCGAAAAAGAAGAAGAAAAAGAGCTGGTCTATAGTTAAACCTGTTTCTATGCTGAAAGAACCTTTGATCTATCTTTGGATTGAAGGTTTTTTTCAGAATTCAAAAGGATATTTGAACCCGGTAAGGGGAACAATGTATATACGCTCGCGTATTCACTGGCTTTCTTCCTTTTTCAATCGCTAACTCCGGTTACTGTCAGGCATTGGGCCCACCTTACTTTGCACAATGCGATTGGTATAATGGAGAGGATGAATGATAAAGGAGTGACAAGGATGCCGAGCAGCAGAACCGATCATCATGCCATTTCGACCGATCACACCCGTCGTCCCAGAAGCGGACGCTTTGCACCCATGCCTTCGGGCAAGCTCCACCTTGGACATGCTTGGACCGCACTGCTGGCCTGGCTGCAAATGAGACAATGCGGCGGCCGGTTTATTCTGCGGATCGAGGACATCGACGATTCCCGATTCGTTCCTGGTATGGCGGAGCAAATGATGAATGATTTGAAATGGCTCGGTTTGGATTGGGGCGAAGGCCCCGATATCGAAGGAGTCCAACGCTCCTTATCAACAAAGTGAACGTATTGAAAGCTATGAACAAGCGTTACAACAGCTCAAAGAGCAGGGACTGCTCTATTCGTGTTATTGCAGCAGGGCAGATATTGCCTCCGCTGCACAAGCGCCGCATGGACTGTCCTCAGAAGGCGCGATGTATCCGGGCACATGCA
It contains:
- a CDS encoding malate:quinone oxidoreductase, which encodes MSSKQKNTDVILIGAGVMSATLGTLLKELAPEWEIKVFEKLAKAGEESSNEWNNAGTGHSALCELNYTSEKSDGSIDINKAIQINEHFQLSRQFWSYLVNHKLISNPQDFIRSIPHMSLVQGEKDVAFLKKRFELLSNNPLFQGMEYSDDPEKLKEWIPLVMEGRTSNEPIAATKIDSGTDVNFGALTCMLFDHLKRKNVEINYMHSVKDIKRTSDGLWKVKVHNIDTSKIEYHTAKFVFIGGGGGSLPLLQKTGIPESKHIGGFPVSGLFMVCNNPEVVARHHAKVYGKAKVGAPPMSVPHLDTRYIDNKKSLLFGPFAGFSPKFLKTGSNFDLIGSVKPDNVLTMLAAGVKEMALTKYLIQQVMLSNEKRMEELREFIPNAKIEDWDIVVAGQRVQVIKDTEDGKGTLQFGTEVVSAADGSIAALLGASPGASTAVHVMLELINKCFPQHMQEWEPKIKEMVPSYGVSLEKNPELFQEIHAATAQSLGLGEKEEEKELVYS